TTTACATATCACGCCGAATATTCCGACTGGCTATGCCGCTTGTCGACCCGGCACCCTGATGGCCTCTACTGACGAACTTGAGGTGACGGTGACCGGCAAGGGTGGCCATGCTTCTACTCCTTATCTTTGCGTGGACCCCATCCCAGCGTTGGCGGCCATGGTGACTGCTTTGCAAACCGCAGTGACTCGTGAGATAAACGCTTTTGACCCCGCGTTGGTCAGCGTCACCCATATCGAAGCGGGCACTACCAGCAATGTGATTCCGGAGAGCGCTTTTTTTGAAGGCACCGTTCGTTGCATTTCAGAAAAAACCCGCAGCACTATTCGGACGGCCATCGAACGGGTGTGTACGCAAATCGCCTTGGCCCACAATTGCACCGCTCAGGTGACGCTCACCACCGGTTACCCCGTGACGGTAAACCATGCGCCGGAGGCAGACCGTTTTGCCGAGGTTTGTACCCAAACGTTGGGTGACCGAAAGTTTCTCTCTTTGCCTTCCCCCATGATGGGCGGCGAAGACTTTTCTTATGTGTTGCAAGAGGTCCCTGGGGTGATGGCTTTTCTCGGTGTTTGCCCCACAGATATTGCCGACTGTCTGACCGCTGCTCCGTGCCATTCCAACCGTATGCGTCTCAACGAAGACGCCTTAGTAAATGGCGTGGCTCTTCACGCCGCCATGGTGCTTCATGACTGAACAAACTTCACCGCCAGACTTTGAGATGCCAAACTTTGTTGATCTCATGACTCTTGAACCGCACGGACCGGATGTCTTTGTAGGCACCAGCCCCGAGTACCCTTGGGGCCGGGTTTTTGGTGGCCAAGTAGTAGCCCAAGCTTTGCGAGCTGCGGCGCTAACCGTCGATGACGCGCATCACATTCATTCGCTGCACGCTTATTTTATTCGCGGTGGGGTAAGCAGCGAACCTATTCGCTACGAAGTGGATCGCATTCGCAACGGCCGTTCTTTTGTGACCCGCCGGGTGGTGGCTCGTCAATCTGATGGTGCCATTTTCAACCTGTCGTGTTCGTTTCAGATTGACGAAGACCAAGCCGATATCCAAGAATCGCATCTTCCTGATGATGTGGGCGAAGCCGGAAGCGGGGCCGACGAAGACGAGCGGGTCGTAGTAGATCGACGCCTCCCTGTCCAACGCAAAGGCCGGGTTGCTGCGTGGATGCGGGTATTAGGCGACTGCGGCGATGACCGGGTTTTGCAATGCTGTGCGCTTGCTTTTGCCTCTGATGATTTGCCCATGAGCGCTATTGGGAGTTCGCATCCTCGCATAACGGAAATTCGTGATAGCGACACCGACTATCACGATTTATTTATCGGCGCCAGTTTGGATCATTCCATTTGGTTTCATCGGCCGGCTAAAGCTGATCGGTGGCTTCTTTACGATTTCCGTTCTCATGGACTGACCGGCGGGCGGGGACTCGCTACCGGCGAGGTCTTTAGCCCGGAGGGCGTTCATGTCGCCACGGTGGTTCAAGAGGGTCTGTTTCGTCAACGCACTCGTTAACCGAGCCACACGACACATGTGTTTCCCGTCACTTTCACCTCTTTTTTCTTCCCACTTTTACCACAATGGGAGAGCAACAATTTGGAGACCCCATGACGAAAAAAAACACCCCTACTACTCTTTCCGATATTCAAGTTTTCTCTGCTCTTTCTAAAGCAGAGCTGCGTTCCATGTGTCGGCTTATGGCGGCCGTTAACGTAAAAGAAGGGCGTCTACTCACTCGAGAGGGCGAACCCGGCCGTGAGTTCATGATCATTTTGGAAGGTCAAGCCACGGTGCGCCGTAAAGGAAAATTGTTGGCCACCTTGAGCCCTGGCGATTTTTTCGGTGAACTCAGCATTATTGCTGGAGTGCCTCGCATGGCTACCGTTACCGCCGACACCGACATGGTGCTTGAAGCACTAAACCGTCGTGAATTTTTGACTCTGCTTGATGAAAACCCGCGTATTGCCCGCAAGGTGCTGGTGGGCGCCGTAAAACGGTTGCATCACGTAGACAGCGGCCTCGCTGACTAACTTGCCCCTAGGGCTGTCAGTTGCCACCCCAACAGAGTGACCCAACCAACACCGATCCCAACCGTTCTTTACCATCGGTTTCTGGCTAGGTTCTCTGCATGAACAACCGCCCCCGTATCATTTTGGACTGCGACCCAGGGGTCGATGATGCCTTTGCCGTCGTGGCGGCGGCCCGGTGGGCTGACCTTGTAGG
The Acidimicrobiia bacterium DNA segment above includes these coding regions:
- a CDS encoding amidohydrolase, with product MNELLDEAVGVADQVIALRRDLHQHPELGLENPRTQQKIMDALHGLPLAVSTGHGLTSVIADLEGEHDGPTVLLRADTDALPMTEDTDEAFCSTEAGRSHACGHDAHTAMLVGAARLLADRRQDLKGRVRFMFQPGEEGAGGAPVMINEGVLEGVDRAFALHITPNIPTGYAACRPGTLMASTDELEVTVTGKGGHASTPYLCVDPIPALAAMVTALQTAVTREINAFDPALVSVTHIEAGTTSNVIPESAFFEGTVRCISEKTRSTIRTAIERVCTQIALAHNCTAQVTLTTGYPVTVNHAPEADRFAEVCTQTLGDRKFLSLPSPMMGGEDFSYVLQEVPGVMAFLGVCPTDIADCLTAAPCHSNRMRLNEDALVNGVALHAAMVLHD
- a CDS encoding acyl-CoA thioesterase II, giving the protein MPNFVDLMTLEPHGPDVFVGTSPEYPWGRVFGGQVVAQALRAAALTVDDAHHIHSLHAYFIRGGVSSEPIRYEVDRIRNGRSFVTRRVVARQSDGAIFNLSCSFQIDEDQADIQESHLPDDVGEAGSGADEDERVVVDRRLPVQRKGRVAAWMRVLGDCGDDRVLQCCALAFASDDLPMSAIGSSHPRITEIRDSDTDYHDLFIGASLDHSIWFHRPAKADRWLLYDFRSHGLTGGRGLATGEVFSPEGVHVATVVQEGLFRQRTR
- a CDS encoding cyclic nucleotide-binding domain-containing protein; its protein translation is MGEQQFGDPMTKKNTPTTLSDIQVFSALSKAELRSMCRLMAAVNVKEGRLLTREGEPGREFMIILEGQATVRRKGKLLATLSPGDFFGELSIIAGVPRMATVTADTDMVLEALNRREFLTLLDENPRIARKVLVGAVKRLHHVDSGLAD